caaaaatatgaaatagtgacacacccacttttctgactcgagatactctaatacagcagtcaccctaatagaacagtcacccatcTATatctgtatgctataacaaaaaaaaacaacagaacaatggtattacagcatagcttggtgggaaaaaccctactttggcattgaacaaaattaatgattgttataacatgccaatatagggattttcccactgtaataccatcactcttctcttgtttcactactttttatcgcttggatccctacttcatttttaaatcaacagtttttaatatactatatcaattactagtggccattatactacattgtcagctatgtatgttcaacccattacacaacattaaaaAAGAACATTTCCAGATGCAATAAATTcattcactacagaaaatatggacaatttctgttacaaatgtGGGGAAGCATCATGCACTACCGTGAATTAAAatcttgcactgtcagcaagaaAAATGGGACAGACAAAGGTATACTTATGATGCGTACATTGTAgatactacagtatgccaaaaggtacctgttggGCTAAAGCGACGTCTATCAGTGaaaattagtcagtcagtattAAACATctattttaaattccatagcaatttattggaagcatttttagctactctgaagacacttttgggcttgatccAAGGTATATTATGaaactggtttctggtcaatattttttgtgagaaagtgcaaaccctaccatacagtactatcttaCTGTATGACAGAGTTGGATGCTTGTTTCAATTCTGGAATCATTTACATGCCTTATTGGTCTTCTTTACTCAGCGTATCCAGCACATACTAGTAGCAACATTGTGCATGTTTTACAGAACCTGCTACTGCTACCAGAGCTTGGAGGTGCAATAAGTAATCCGAACTGTAATCCAGTTGATGCTACCAACACGTTTCATATCAACAATAAGAGGACTGCTCTTAAGTTAGTCAATGGAGAGACCAAAAATGATAGTGCAGTGGGGTCACTGCCCAATGGATCACCTCCTAGGATTGTAGTCAGTAACCTAACAGCATCTTGGACTCATGTAAGAGGCAGTGTATATATTACTAGGGTGTGCATTACTTATGTGTATGTATAGGAAAAAGAGAAACTAGTCCTGAACAATATTAGTTTCACCATTGACCAGGTATGTAAGAGGTACCATttatatgatgtaatgtaatgtgttCATCTAGTCAAACAGGTTACTTGCAGTGGTTGGCCCAGTTGGAGCTGGAAAGGTGTGTAGTATCAACTTATGTACTAAATGCTCAAACTCATACTTTGCTACTAGTCATCAATACTTCAGTGTCTACTGAGAGAACTAGAATCATTGGATGGGTCAATAGACATTGagggtagtgtatcttatgcaagcCAGGAACCATGGATATTTTCTGGAACTATAAAAGAAAACATTTTATTTGGTGAACCTTTTGATAAACGTTGGTTTAACAGAGTTGTAGAGTGTTGTTCACTTGCCAAAGTGAGGAAGGAGATGTCTACAATGATAGATGATGTTGTGTTAATAGGATATTGATGAGATGCCATTTGGTGAGGACACGTTAATTGGAGAACGAGGAGTGAACCTTAGTGGTGGTCAGAAGGCTAGAGTGAACCTTGCCAGGTAGAGTACAGGTGTTTTACATGTCAAATATGGTGATGGTAAATGTTGTATGTAGGGCTGTGTACAGGGACAGTGACATCATGCTGTTGGATGATCCTCTGAGTGCAGTAGATGCTGCTGTCAGTACGCATTTGTTTGATGAGTAAGCTGGTCCATGTGTGTGTACCTTCGTAATGTTGATGCAGTGCATACAGCACACACGTACGCATTTGTAGTGATGTTTCATATACTGGTAACATATCAAATATGTAATAATTTAATTGATTACTTATCAATTTTTGGCTCATGTAAAAAGCACTGCATTTATTGGATAATTGATACGTATTTATTTTGCAGTGATATTTCATATACAGTGACTAATTGGGTAGTTGCAATGAAAAATAAAGCCAGTTTTGTGCTTAGGTTGTAGCTTTTAAACCTGGCTGTATTTGTAGCTCTTCCAAATATGTGTCTATGTGTTTACAAGTTTAGGCTTGGTTTTGCTTGATGAGTTCATTGACGTAATACATTCACTACCTCTTATACTTGTAGTATCATTCTGTGTCATAAAAATGACATACAACATACTTTTTGATTATTCCATAAGAAATTCTCCACACTATCACAGCTATTTcatcaaaaaaaattttatatgACATCACATTTTAAATACTTCTGCTGAGGTGAGAGATACTGGTAGGCTGTGACCAAAGTGGCCACCATTTACTTCAGTCAATTTTGGCGACCATTTGTGTTTTTTTACTTTCTTAGTGGatgactcactactgtgagttgtGATCTGTTGTACATTTTTATTGCTTGTGCTATGCATCTTAGTACTTTTCTTAGTTTCTTGtgaccaagagtttataattctaacacattataaactcttgttgTGACTTAACCATTTTACAGATGTATTTGTGGAGTATTATCTGACAAGCTAGTTGTCTTAGTCACTCATCAGTTACAATATGCTCAACATGCCAACTCCATCCTAGTAATAAAGGAGGTTTGTGACATGTTCATTGTTCATATATACAATGATTTGTCTGTATTTACAGGGTTGTGTGCAGGGATATGGCAACTATGCACAGCTAACATCAAGTGGACTGGACCCCACTGAACTGTTTGATGATATAGAACAGGATATTACTAAACCACCAGATATTGTAGTAGACGAGTCTGAAGATACACTAGATATAGGCCAAGAATCTGAATCTGGTAGAGGTCAAGATAATGTACACCTCTTACCAGTAGAGAGAGCTAAGAGACGTGTGAGATTAGGACACTcagaaagtaatgaaacaagtgtTGACCTGAAATTAGAGGAACAATCCTTATATACCACACCATCGTTATACTCTCTCATATCAGTCCATGATGATATTGAATCTATTAGAAGAAGAAAACCCGAAGTATGTAGCAATAGTTTATAGTATGCACACATTGAGCTGCGTCCtcaaaattaaaagtggattttgtGCAAGATAAATAGATAGCTGTACAACCAACCAGATGATGACAGTAATGGTGTGAAGAACGGACTTGTGCAGTTTGGCTGCATTATAAGTTTGGAGAGAGTATAGTGACAGGCTATGCACTTTAatggaaatgtatggtgaaatctttgattggtcataaataaAGTGTCGGACATATGAATGAAAACATTTTCAGCTGGTCAAGCAGTAGTATACAAATGAGCCAATtttcaagaacttgtgtaaTTCCATCCATGAGGTTTTGAGGActcagctcaacatgtacatacactagTACCAATATTCTATATACATAACTTAGAATGCACATAACGTGGTGCCAGAGGAAGAGAGAGCTCATGGAACAATTTCAACTATGACCTACTTCACTTATGTCAAGGCTGGAGGAAATGCAATATTAGCGTTCCTTCTTATTGCAGTGTTTTTAGCATCCCAGGTATTCATTACCCACATGTAATGTATCACTCCCATCATGGTAGTGTTTCCATATAGGGTAGTATTGTCACCACTACTTGGTGGTTGTCAAGATGGTAAGGAATTGATGTTTTTTCCTTATCTGTCATTAAAAACTTTTTGTTCAGGTCGAGTGAGGGTGGATCTTGTTCTCCACAACTTAAAAACGTTACATTTAATGACACTAGTAATTTTGACTTGACCACTAACCAGTGGATTGGAATATTTGGAGCACTTCTAGGAGGATCAGTGTTAATTACAGTGTTTAAATCAATATTTGCTTACATCATTTGTCTGAATGCATCTCGCAATTTGCATAATAAAATGTTCAAATCAGTCCTACGAGCACCGATATTGTTCTTTGACACTAATCCAGTAGGTAAGAAATAAATTGCTGTTTGATTTGAAGAGttatgcatacagtagtgttgtTTTCTTGTATGCTTTGAAATCAATTGCACTTTGCCCTTTCTTTTTAAAATGTAGGTCGCATTCTAAACAGATTCTCGGCCGACACTGGACTAATGGATAGTCTTCTACCAAACCTGTTTGTACATGTCTTTTCTGTTAGTATCACCAGTAactgtttgtgttgttgttAAATGTATTATTTTACAGCTGCTGTTAGATGTTTTGTCTGCTGTGTTAGTTGCATGTGCGGCTAACTATTGGCTCATAATTCCTGCTATTGCTATTGTTACACTGCTTGTGCTCATACGTCATTACTTCCTACATGCCTCTAGAGATGTACAAAGGATTGAATCAATAGGTAATAGAGAATTTATAAGTGTATGGTGAAATATTGTCTGTGTTTGTCATATATGTAGCTCGTAGTCCACTCTATTCACACATCTCAGCCACAGTTCAGGGGCTAACTACCATTAGAGCTTACAAGGAACAGAACAGATTTGTTAACAAGTTACATTTTTATCAGAATGAGCACAGCAAGGGATGGCATGTGAAGATTGCTATATCTCGTTGGTTTGGATTAAGAGTTGACACTATTGGAGGATTGTTTATTGTCGTTGTAATGTTTGCTTCTATTCCACTTGCAGATAGTGAGTATAGTATTTcatatatatgcatatactATACGTAAGTCTCATTATGTACACTTAATGATGTGTTCACATAAACTGAGCTCAAAGTTTGCCACTGCTAATCGAATTGTTTCATAGTCAAAACAGTCAAAACATATCTAACATATCATAACAGTCAAAACATTTCTAATGCATGCCTTTTATATTTCCATGCTCCTTGGGTACAAAGCAAGTTCTAATTATTTTGCACCTAGTACCATAAACGATATAATTCTATCTTCATTAGAGGTGAACCCAGTGTTTGCAAGCATGCCAGTCTGAATATGTGGATTGCTAGTGTAAAagcaaactacaaacacaaagctAGGAAATTCAAAACATTTGTTTTAACACATTGTAGCTAACTGTGGTTTAAATGTTATGCACACATGATTATTGATATGACCGCCTGCTTAAAAAATTTGTTTATAGATGTTGATCCAGCACTTGTGGGCCTGTCACTGTTTTATGCTATAAGGTTAACTGGACTACTTCAATTCACGATACGTACAAGTGCTGATGTGGAGAATCTGGTAAGGAAGAGTTTAGTGACATGTTTAATTGTGTGACCAGTTGAAATGAAGTGAAGCAACCGCCAGTAGTTGATAGTTGTGGCACTTCTTGAGACGTGCAATTAACTGTATGGTATATCTAgagtcaactatcaattatcggGCAATATGGTTTTcgaacagctgccactcacttcatggaaatccaacagcttaggttattgtaccacaAAGTAGCTTACACTAAGCAGCAATTATCCTCTAATAATCAGGTATGTAGGATTAATAGCGCGAGAGCTGCAGCTAATAGTATGCTTGGTCCGATAAATTCCATGTTCAAACAAAACTATCCAtttgcgaaaattgtgttttacTACTAGAAAACAGTGcccaatttttttcaaatttatatataatatacctgtgttcattagctatcaataaccaaaaaatggtttcaatATCTTTAGCAGAGAGGGAGTACAAGCCTTACAATATTTGGCGGTATTTTCAGATGCCTTCCATTTtttatttagccatgcccaccagtaGATTTTATGCTTCTGCAAGAAATGCACCACTATTAAAGCACTGAAACTGGTAAACAAGCACCTTGCATGTGTAGAACTGTACCGTGGAGTTGATTTCAAATATATTTTCGTTAGTGTATTGCATTTTTAGCTTCTACATGAAGGAGAtgcaaaaaagtgaaaaatgaagtaacGAGAAGCGACCTCCTGACAATCCCTACTGTATATGTTAGTCTAGGTGGCCCATCACAAACACCATCATAAAAATGAGGGGCTctcttttctaccttatatgggtgcaCAAATATGTATACTATTGTCGAAATTCTGCTACTTTATGCACCCATGTAAGGTAGATAAAGCAATCCcctttaaattttatggttgtATTTGTGGTGGGCAACCTAGACGGATGGTCAGGAGGTTGCTTCTCGTTACTTCATTATTTTTCTTCACTTTTTTGCATCTTCATGTAGGAGCTAAAAATGCAATACACCAACGAAAATATCTTTGAAATCAACCCCACAGTACAGTTCTACACATGCAAGGTGCTTGTTTACAAGTTTCAGTGCTTTAATAGTGGTGCATTTCTTGCAGAAGCATAAAATCTACTGGTGGGCATGACTAAATAAAAAATAGAAGGAATCTGAAAATACCGCCAAATATTGTAAGGCTTGTACTCCCTCTCTGCTAAAGTTattgaaaccattttttggtcaTTGATAGCTAATGAACACAGGTATATCATatataaatttgaaaaaaattgggTATTGTTTTCTGTTAGTAAAACACAATGTTCGTAAATGCTTGAACATGGAATTTATTGGACCAACACAGAAATATTGATTTTAGTATCTCACGAGATGCTAAATTAATTCGAGCTCCACAGGAAGGactggatgaaacttgctacttagccagatcatatccagagttgttaaaattaaaaagtacgcacatgAAAATGTTGATGCTCTTCACCCAGATAGTGAGatgtctcagatcctttccagactaacagcatagataggctatgcatccaaccttatcacaataCTGTGAAGAAGAATTGgtttttcttgtcttggctggtagggcagcttgaatttgaaaatttgtgttttgttttctgatttttaaaagaaagcaaccctgttccgggaacccagtgaatcatttgcttataaCTGTGTATATATACTTTTTGACTACAATAATTCTAGATAATATCAAGCCAGGTAGTAAGTTTTATCCGGTCCTTTGTGGAGCatgaaattttaataataaattttgcatctcgtGAGATACTAAaatcaatatttctgtgaagacaacaatcgtgccccCAGTTTCATGGTAGATCTAGCAGTGGGATACTAccatgaacatcccacaatggtagggggggatcaatttgtaaaagttgattttttggattgcAGACCCTACAAAGTGTCAGCAAAGGGAGGCAATGAATCAACTTTGCTGGGTTACTTTCTAGCTGTACTCATGCTACAGTAAAGTATTTTGTGGTCTTGCCATGTAAGCAATGTGTCTATGATAGTCTTCTAGAGTGCAAACTTTGGTTATCTGTACTAACGTACGTATACATATGGTGACATGAATACATGAAGTTTGTTATTGTACTTTAGCTTGTATCAGTTGAGAGAGTTATGGGATATGGTAAACTGGAGTCTGAGGCAGAATTGTTAACTGAACCAAAAGAGAAGGCACCTTCTCTGGAGTGGCCTATAAAAGGAATAATTCAATTTGAAAATGTTAAATTCAAATATGCCCCACACTACCCTTATGTATTGAAGTCTATATCACTTAAAATACAATCTGGTGAAAAGGTACTTTAGGCATACTGTGGTATTTACATTGATAAGAAGTGCACCTGTAGGTTGGTGTTGTGGGCAGGACTGGAGCTGGCAAGTCTTCATTGCTATCAGCATTGTTTAGGTTAGCAGAACCAGAAGGAGTGTTTGAAATTGATGGAATACAAATAACTGAGATAGGATTACATGATCTTCGTAAGAAAATGTCAATTATTCCACAGGTAATGTCACAGTACAGCAAGTCTGAGACTAACTGATGTATTATACAGGACCCAGTATTGTTCAGTGGAAGTGTGAGGTATAACTTGGATCCATTTAAAGAACACCGAGATGACCAACTATGGAATGCTTTAGAAGAGGTGCATACTTTCACGTAATGTGCTTGCTGATTCATCAACTAGTAAATTTAGATTGTCAACACCGGTAGCTTGTCAACAACTACTGTATATCATTACTGgcatacaaaataattactTAGTTTTTTATATACCACAGGTACAACTAAAGGATGTAGTGTCCAGTTTAGATAAAGGATTAGATGCTGAAGTGTCTGAAGGTGGTTCTAACTTTAGTGTAGGCCAACGACAGTTGATGTGTTTGGCAAGAGCATTATTAAGGAAGAATAAGATTCTTGTCATTGATGAGGCGACTGCTAATGTTGACCTAATGTAAGTGTAATGGTATTGACTCAATGCCATACTTGTAAGAATGATTCTTGAATGTAGTGTATATACTATAGGGATCACGGAGGTTTGCCAAAACTATAGTGACCAGAAGCGTTACCTTCTCAGCACCTTGGTGAGGTATTACCAAACCCAAAATTTCCTTCAGTACCAAAATTtttccaacaagttgctatgaaattttttttttaaatgaatgactgactgacttactaactAAAAACCTAACTAACTGGTACCTTCAGATAAGCACAACTCTATAACGGCTAAGGCCATGGGCTTGGTTTTCTTTCACTGCTTCATCTGACAGGCACCATGTAgcagcataccgcagtacatatattacatgcatcatggacttaacattgtcctcctttgtgtatcATTAactttctttttgctgacagggTGATTCACGGTAGTGCATAATGGTTTCCCTGTACTGTAGTTATCATTTTATATtgggaattgtctgtattttccatagtgactgggttgattgcagGGACACTTCTGGTATCGTTCTTCATTTTTATCACTGTGTAATGgacagaacatagctgaaaatgatatGTAACTGCTGCTTCTAGTAATAGTTGGGGTGCATGCTCAgatttaatattaatttttaattacTGGTGCTCCTCTTTTTTCTGATGCAGACTTCCACCAGACATTCATAGTTATGTTGCAAAAAGTGAacaagttcaattagggatcatagaaataaggTCGCCTATGTACACTAGTGAAATTTCAATCCTAAGGCTATAGATTGAAGtggagattaaatgtccactagtatatgtgCAGGtgtcccttgttttactactttttattcttTATGCATTTGTAAACGTTATAGATCTTTTGGATATTAAAACTACGTATGTATTCAACTGTATATGGTGCTAATGCTAGTATTTGACTATAATTAGTTTTCTCTTTACAGAACTGATGGTATTATTCAGGAGATGATCCGTAGCAAGTTCAACCATTGTACTATACTGACTATTGCTCACCGACTAGAGACAATAATGGACTCTGATAGGATATTAGTAAGTGCAATTAGCTACTACTTAGATTccaggccttaatttaatttttaaggtgtcGAGGACAAATGTctttacatattcacaaatgtacagacatagagtcaagttgtacagacatgagctagaggagcactttacactgctggaattggaatagggaatTTTCATTGAAA
The nucleotide sequence above comes from Dysidea avara chromosome 3, odDysAvar1.4, whole genome shotgun sequence. Encoded proteins:
- the LOC136249481 gene encoding ATP-binding cassette sub-family C member 4-like isoform X3 yields the protein MITDGDRQITRGEQDASLDTDFVFETPAKDAWKKATLISKLFLSWLDPLIWIGYKRELKQDDLYATPKGAQSQILVKKFNKYWNDELQRHKRGLTPRLWFAILQCLKWRLLIHGILFFIFLLPQIGQSILVGYLSQYFCEKNSLEEELSLLRASNNSELVDQKEEDIQTATRNAYLYAAGITVLTFFSVLLGIWVFYVSQMNGMMCRIVMTMSIYSKVLRLSQSTISQQSIGRLVNLCSNDVQKFDMGFDFIHEVWAVPVFIPVVIYLLWREIGPSCLPALAIFIFLPMLQYISTRLYARWRLKAAKVTDKRVRVMNEIISGMRLIKMYAWEWAFHEHVKKIRRKESRIITQASMIYGCNLALFYNAIGVLSFMIFSTYAGSGNTLTPKKVFTSLILLSFSRRYFVQFLVYCLLRTTEMSVSLKRIKNLLLLPELGGAISNPNCNPVDATNTFHINNKRTALKLVNGETKNDSAVGSLPNGSPPRIVVSNLTASWTHEKEKLVLNNISFTIDQSNRLLAVVGPVGAGKSSILQCLLRELESLDGSIDIEGSVSYASQEPWIFSGTIKENILFGEPFDKRWFNRVVECCSLAKDIDEMPFGEDTLIGERGVNLSGGQKARVNLARAVYRDSDIMLLDDPLSAVDAAVSTHLFDECICGVLSDKLVVLVTHQLQYAQHANSILVIKEGCVQGYGNYAQLTSSGLDPTELFDDIEQDITKPPDIVVDESEDTLDIGQESESGRGQDNVHLLPVERAKRRVRLGHSESNETSVDLKLEEQSLYTTPSLYSLISVHDDIESIRRRKPENAHNVVPEEERAHGTISTMTYFTYVKAGGNAILAFLLIAVFLASQGSIVTTTWWLSRWSSEGGSCSPQLKNVTFNDTSNFDLTTNQWIGIFGALLGGSVLITVFKSIFAYIICLNASRNLHNKMFKSVLRAPILFFDTNPVGRILNRFSADTGLMDSLLPNLFVHVFSLLLDVLSAVLVACAANYWLIIPAIAIVTLLVLIRHYFLHASRDVQRIESIARSPLYSHISATVQGLTTIRAYKEQNRFVNKLHFYQNEHSKGWHVKIAISRWFGLRVDTIGGLFIVVVMFASIPLADNVDPALVGLSLFYAIRLTGLLQFTIRTSADVENLLVSVERVMGYGKLESEAELLTEPKEKAPSLEWPIKGIIQFENVKFKYAPHYPYVLKSISLKIQSGEKVGVVGRTGAGKSSLLSALFRLAEPEGVFEIDGIQITEIGLHDLRKKMSIIPQDPVLFSGSVRYNLDPFKEHRDDQLWNALEEVQLKDVVSSLDKGLDAEVSEGGSNFSVGQRQLMCLARALLRKNKILVIDEATANVDLITDGIIQEMIRSKFNHCTILTIAHRLETIMDSDRILVSRTNVFTYSQMYRHRVKLYRHELEEHFTLLELE
- the LOC136249481 gene encoding ATP-binding cassette sub-family C member 4-like isoform X1 translates to MITDGDRQITRGEQDASLDTDFVFETPAKDAWKKATLISKLFLSWLDPLIWIGYKRELKQDDLYATPKGAQSQILVKKFNKYWNDELQRHKRGLTPRLWFAILQCLKWRLLIHGILFFIFLLPQIGQSILVGYLSQYFCEKNSLEEELSLLRASNNSELVDQKEEDIQTATRNAYLYAAGITVLTFFSVLLGIWVFYVSQMNGMMCRIVMTMSIYSKVLRLSQSTISQQSIGRLVNLCSNDVQKFDMGFDFIHEVWAVPVFIPVVIYLLWREIGPSCLPALAIFIFLPMLQYISTRLYARWRLKAAKVTDKRVRVMNEIISGMRLIKMYAWEWAFHEHVKKIRRKESRIITQASMIYGCNLALFYNAIGVLSFMIFSTYAGSGNTLTPKKVFTSLILLSFSRRYFVQFLVYCLLRTTEMSVSLKRIKNLLLLPELGGAISNPNCNPVDATNTFHINNKRTALKLVNGETKNDSAVGSLPNGSPPRIVVSNLTASWTHEKEKLVLNNISFTIDQSNRLLAVVGPVGAGKSSILQCLLRELESLDGSIDIEGSVSYASQEPWIFSGTIKENILFGEPFDKRWFNRVVECCSLAKDIDEMPFGEDTLIGERGVNLSGGQKARVNLARAVYRDSDIMLLDDPLSAVDAAVSTHLFDECICGVLSDKLVVLVTHQLQYAQHANSILVIKEGCVQGYGNYAQLTSSGLDPTELFDDIEQDITKPPDIVVDESEDTLDIGQESESGRGQDNVHLLPVERAKRRVRLGHSESNETSVDLKLEEQSLYTTPSLYSLISVHDDIESIRRRKPENAHNVVPEEERAHGTISTMTYFTYVKAGGNAILAFLLIAVFLASQGSIVTTTWWLSRWSSEGGSCSPQLKNVTFNDTSNFDLTTNQWIGIFGALLGGSVLITVFKSIFAYIICLNASRNLHNKMFKSVLRAPILFFDTNPVGRILNRFSADTGLMDSLLPNLFVHVFSLLLDVLSAVLVACAANYWLIIPAIAIVTLLVLIRHYFLHASRDVQRIESIARSPLYSHISATVQGLTTIRAYKEQNRFVNKLHFYQNEHSKGWHVKIAISRWFGLRVDTIGGLFIVVVMFASIPLADNVDPALVGLSLFYAIRLTGLLQFTIRTSADVENLLVSVERVMGYGKLESEAELLTEPKEKAPSLEWPIKGIIQFENVKFKYAPHYPYVLKSISLKIQSGEKVGVVGRTGAGKSSLLSALFRLAEPEGVFEIDGIQITEIGLHDLRKKMSIIPQDPVLFSGSVRYNLDPFKEHRDDQLWNALEEVQLKDVVSSLDKGLDAEVSEGGSNFSVGQRQLMCLARALLRKNKILVIDEATANVDLITDGIIQEMIRSKFNHCTILTIAHRLETIMDSDRILVLSSGKVIEFDTPFNLVQSPQSVFRSMVDKTGPLESDKLKKIAKQKSSNLAMYSTYL
- the LOC136249481 gene encoding ATP-binding cassette sub-family C member 4-like isoform X2, whose translation is MVQYSPWDPPNEMVPPHNAVTKNHREITKNLLLKSWLDPLIWIGYKRELKQDDLYATPKGAQSQILVKKFNKYWNDELQRHKRGLTPRLWFAILQCLKWRLLIHGILFFIFLLPQIGQSILVGYLSQYFCEKNSLEEELSLLRASNNSELVDQKEEDIQTATRNAYLYAAGITVLTFFSVLLGIWVFYVSQMNGMMCRIVMTMSIYSKVLRLSQSTISQQSIGRLVNLCSNDVQKFDMGFDFIHEVWAVPVFIPVVIYLLWREIGPSCLPALAIFIFLPMLQYISTRLYARWRLKAAKVTDKRVRVMNEIISGMRLIKMYAWEWAFHEHVKKIRRKESRIITQASMIYGCNLALFYNAIGVLSFMIFSTYAGSGNTLTPKKVFTSLILLSFSRRYFVQFLVYCLLRTTEMSVSLKRIKNLLLLPELGGAISNPNCNPVDATNTFHINNKRTALKLVNGETKNDSAVGSLPNGSPPRIVVSNLTASWTHEKEKLVLNNISFTIDQSNRLLAVVGPVGAGKSSILQCLLRELESLDGSIDIEGSVSYASQEPWIFSGTIKENILFGEPFDKRWFNRVVECCSLAKDIDEMPFGEDTLIGERGVNLSGGQKARVNLARAVYRDSDIMLLDDPLSAVDAAVSTHLFDECICGVLSDKLVVLVTHQLQYAQHANSILVIKEGCVQGYGNYAQLTSSGLDPTELFDDIEQDITKPPDIVVDESEDTLDIGQESESGRGQDNVHLLPVERAKRRVRLGHSESNETSVDLKLEEQSLYTTPSLYSLISVHDDIESIRRRKPENAHNVVPEEERAHGTISTMTYFTYVKAGGNAILAFLLIAVFLASQGSIVTTTWWLSRWSSEGGSCSPQLKNVTFNDTSNFDLTTNQWIGIFGALLGGSVLITVFKSIFAYIICLNASRNLHNKMFKSVLRAPILFFDTNPVGRILNRFSADTGLMDSLLPNLFVHVFSLLLDVLSAVLVACAANYWLIIPAIAIVTLLVLIRHYFLHASRDVQRIESIARSPLYSHISATVQGLTTIRAYKEQNRFVNKLHFYQNEHSKGWHVKIAISRWFGLRVDTIGGLFIVVVMFASIPLADNVDPALVGLSLFYAIRLTGLLQFTIRTSADVENLLVSVERVMGYGKLESEAELLTEPKEKAPSLEWPIKGIIQFENVKFKYAPHYPYVLKSISLKIQSGEKVGVVGRTGAGKSSLLSALFRLAEPEGVFEIDGIQITEIGLHDLRKKMSIIPQDPVLFSGSVRYNLDPFKEHRDDQLWNALEEVQLKDVVSSLDKGLDAEVSEGGSNFSVGQRQLMCLARALLRKNKILVIDEATANVDLITDGIIQEMIRSKFNHCTILTIAHRLETIMDSDRILVLSSGKVIEFDTPFNLVQSPQSVFRSMVDKTGPLESDKLKKIAKQKSSNLAMYSTYL
- the LOC136249481 gene encoding ATP-binding cassette sub-family C member 4-like isoform X4, whose amino-acid sequence is MNGMMCRIVMTMSIYSKVLRLSQSTISQQSIGRLVNLCSNDVQKFDMGFDFIHEVWAVPVFIPVVIYLLWREIGPSCLPALAIFIFLPMLQYISTRLYARWRLKAAKVTDKRVRVMNEIISGMRLIKMYAWEWAFHEHVKKIRRKESRIITQASMIYGCNLALFYNAIGVLSFMIFSTYAGSGNTLTPKKVFTSLILLSFSRRYFVQFLVYCLLRTTEMSVSLKRIKNLLLLPELGGAISNPNCNPVDATNTFHINNKRTALKLVNGETKNDSAVGSLPNGSPPRIVVSNLTASWTHEKEKLVLNNISFTIDQSNRLLAVVGPVGAGKSSILQCLLRELESLDGSIDIEGSVSYASQEPWIFSGTIKENILFGEPFDKRWFNRVVECCSLAKDIDEMPFGEDTLIGERGVNLSGGQKARVNLARAVYRDSDIMLLDDPLSAVDAAVSTHLFDECICGVLSDKLVVLVTHQLQYAQHANSILVIKEGCVQGYGNYAQLTSSGLDPTELFDDIEQDITKPPDIVVDESEDTLDIGQESESGRGQDNVHLLPVERAKRRVRLGHSESNETSVDLKLEEQSLYTTPSLYSLISVHDDIESIRRRKPENAHNVVPEEERAHGTISTMTYFTYVKAGGNAILAFLLIAVFLASQGSIVTTTWWLSRWSSEGGSCSPQLKNVTFNDTSNFDLTTNQWIGIFGALLGGSVLITVFKSIFAYIICLNASRNLHNKMFKSVLRAPILFFDTNPVGRILNRFSADTGLMDSLLPNLFVHVFSLLLDVLSAVLVACAANYWLIIPAIAIVTLLVLIRHYFLHASRDVQRIESIARSPLYSHISATVQGLTTIRAYKEQNRFVNKLHFYQNEHSKGWHVKIAISRWFGLRVDTIGGLFIVVVMFASIPLADNVDPALVGLSLFYAIRLTGLLQFTIRTSADVENLLVSVERVMGYGKLESEAELLTEPKEKAPSLEWPIKGIIQFENVKFKYAPHYPYVLKSISLKIQSGEKVGVVGRTGAGKSSLLSALFRLAEPEGVFEIDGIQITEIGLHDLRKKMSIIPQDPVLFSGSVRYNLDPFKEHRDDQLWNALEEVQLKDVVSSLDKGLDAEVSEGGSNFSVGQRQLMCLARALLRKNKILVIDEATANVDLITDGIIQEMIRSKFNHCTILTIAHRLETIMDSDRILVLSSGKVIEFDTPFNLVQSPQSVFRSMVDKTGPLESDKLKKIAKQKSSNLAMYSTYL